From the Nitrospira sp. genome, one window contains:
- a CDS encoding PAS domain S-box protein: MAPATLTHSILVVDDDPDIALGLQDLLDHDGYQVNVATTCADALAQAGAHHYNAVLLDLGLPDGDGSSVLLTLQQQQPQLPVIILTAYTSADRTVGSLTQGAFAYLTKPYNRDELRAVLHRAVGVQALAAQVEHAEHALHESEARFRSLVEAATDSIVLANHQGHIISWNRAASQLFGYTAEEVRGKSLSMLMPPRYRVAHERGLARVRDTGQSRLIGRLVELEGLRKDGTEFPLELSLAMWKTDDAIFYSGIIRDITQRRRAEDILDRLRHLHEVILTQAGEGIYGLDEKGRTTFVNPTAAHLLGYEPSELIDQPMHALLHHSRPDGSPYPLGDCPIYAALRDGLVHRVSTDVFWRKDENPVPVEYVSTPIIEKGRVAGAVVVFRDITERKEAERAVEESQERFRQLAEHIREVFWITNPEKTRVIYISPGYEEIWGRSCESLYAHPTSWLASIHPEDRPRIREAAMNRQTLDAYDEEYRILRPDGSLRWIWDRAYPIRDASGQVYRIVGFAEDITEPKRVQSELIESERRYRALFEDNPSMYFTVDADGLILSVNRSGAERLGYEPQELIGSPLLALSHPDDQATVGLNLASCLSAMGRPRRWELRKIRKDGSVICVRETAQAVRNHQQATMLLIVSEDISAMKEAEVALHDSEELKNQILRSSADCIKVLDLDGRLQYMNDAGQRLLHIMDFADYAGKPWAEFWEGDDRDAALAALEAARSGDIGKFVGFCPTTGGQAKWWDVQITPMLDTRGRVHRLLSISRDITAYRQAQESLRASEERLEHVIRGSHDGFWDGHLLPEQPWPSPTTPVWWSSRVRDMLGYNAEDFPDILESWVSRLHPDDREGVFQRLNACMDPSVSHYDIEYRILNKHQDYQWFHARADVVQRDAQGRPVRMAGALQDITDRKRTEARLLLSEERLRMALTASDLGIWDWDVPSNRLYWSDGVEALFGLAPGMFPGTYPAYIGLIYLLDRGTTLTRIEGSLRDHPSISVRHRVVWPDRTLHWLAWTGRIYRDADGAATRVLGIIQDTTGHHEA, from the coding sequence ATGGCGCCAGCAACACTCACTCATTCCATCCTCGTCGTGGACGACGATCCTGACATTGCTCTCGGCTTGCAAGATTTGCTGGACCACGACGGATATCAAGTGAACGTCGCCACGACCTGCGCGGACGCGCTCGCGCAAGCCGGAGCCCATCACTACAATGCCGTGTTGCTGGATCTTGGCCTGCCGGACGGTGACGGCTCCTCCGTCCTGCTCACGTTACAGCAGCAGCAGCCCCAGCTCCCCGTCATTATTCTGACCGCCTATACGAGCGCCGATCGCACCGTCGGCTCACTGACCCAAGGCGCTTTCGCGTACCTCACAAAACCCTACAATCGTGACGAGCTGCGAGCCGTACTGCATCGGGCCGTCGGCGTTCAGGCGCTGGCCGCCCAGGTTGAACATGCGGAGCACGCCCTTCACGAGAGCGAAGCACGATTCCGCTCTCTCGTGGAAGCCGCGACCGACTCCATTGTGCTGGCGAATCACCAAGGCCACATCATTTCATGGAATCGCGCCGCCTCACAGCTGTTCGGCTATACGGCCGAGGAAGTCCGAGGGAAGTCTCTCAGCATGCTGATGCCGCCTCGGTACCGCGTTGCGCATGAACGCGGCCTCGCACGCGTGAGAGATACGGGGCAATCTCGTCTCATCGGACGCCTCGTCGAGCTGGAAGGACTGCGGAAAGACGGCACGGAATTCCCGCTCGAACTGTCGTTGGCCATGTGGAAAACGGATGACGCCATCTTTTACAGCGGCATCATCCGTGACATCACTCAACGCCGCCGTGCAGAAGACATTCTCGACCGCCTGCGCCATCTGCATGAGGTCATCCTCACGCAGGCCGGTGAGGGCATTTACGGACTGGATGAAAAGGGCAGAACGACGTTTGTGAATCCGACGGCGGCCCACTTGCTCGGCTATGAACCTTCTGAATTAATCGATCAGCCGATGCATGCGCTGCTGCATCACTCGCGACCCGACGGCAGCCCCTATCCCCTTGGCGACTGCCCGATCTACGCAGCGCTTCGTGACGGCCTCGTGCACCGAGTGTCGACTGATGTGTTCTGGCGAAAGGACGAGAATCCCGTACCCGTGGAATATGTGAGTACACCGATCATCGAAAAGGGGCGTGTGGCCGGTGCCGTGGTGGTGTTCCGGGATATTACCGAACGTAAGGAGGCGGAACGCGCCGTCGAAGAAAGTCAGGAACGGTTCCGGCAACTCGCGGAACACATTCGAGAAGTATTCTGGATCACGAATCCGGAAAAGACACGCGTGATTTACATCAGTCCCGGCTATGAGGAAATTTGGGGGCGTAGCTGCGAGAGTCTCTACGCGCACCCCACCTCCTGGCTCGCCTCCATTCACCCCGAGGATCGTCCACGGATTCGAGAAGCCGCCATGAACCGGCAAACCTTGGATGCCTATGATGAGGAATATCGCATTCTCCGCCCCGATGGCTCTCTGCGATGGATCTGGGACCGGGCCTATCCGATCCGGGATGCCTCGGGACAGGTGTATCGCATCGTTGGATTCGCCGAGGATATTACCGAACCCAAGCGGGTTCAATCAGAGTTAATCGAGAGCGAGCGGCGCTATCGCGCGTTGTTTGAAGATAACCCCTCCATGTATTTCACGGTGGACGCTGACGGCCTCATCCTGTCAGTGAATCGCTCTGGCGCAGAGCGTCTCGGATACGAACCACAGGAGTTGATCGGATCGCCTCTGCTTGCGCTCTCCCATCCGGATGATCAGGCCACCGTCGGACTGAACCTCGCCTCCTGCCTTTCTGCCATGGGGCGACCCAGACGCTGGGAACTGCGTAAGATCCGCAAAGACGGGAGCGTCATCTGTGTGCGTGAAACCGCCCAGGCCGTGCGCAACCACCAACAGGCCACCATGCTGCTGATCGTGAGTGAAGATATCAGCGCCATGAAGGAGGCCGAGGTGGCCCTCCATGACAGCGAGGAGCTCAAGAATCAGATTCTTCGCAGCAGCGCCGACTGTATCAAGGTGTTGGATCTGGACGGGCGACTACAATACATGAACGACGCGGGGCAGCGGCTGCTCCATATCATGGATTTCGCCGACTATGCCGGGAAACCCTGGGCCGAGTTCTGGGAGGGAGATGATCGTGACGCCGCCTTGGCAGCGCTCGAAGCAGCACGATCCGGTGATATCGGGAAGTTCGTCGGTTTCTGTCCCACTACCGGCGGGCAGGCAAAGTGGTGGGACGTGCAGATTACTCCCATGCTGGATACGCGCGGACGTGTGCATCGCCTGTTGTCCATTTCCCGCGACATCACGGCGTACCGGCAGGCCCAGGAATCCCTCCGGGCAAGTGAAGAACGCTTGGAACACGTCATTCGCGGATCCCACGATGGGTTCTGGGACGGCCATCTATTACCAGAACAGCCGTGGCCATCACCGACCACCCCCGTCTGGTGGTCGTCTCGTGTTCGCGACATGTTGGGATACAATGCGGAAGATTTTCCAGATATCCTCGAAAGCTGGGTTTCGCGATTGCATCCTGACGATCGCGAGGGCGTCTTTCAGCGACTGAATGCCTGCATGGATCCGAGTGTCTCGCACTACGATATCGAATATCGGATCCTCAACAAGCACCAAGACTATCAATGGTTCCACGCTCGGGCCGACGTCGTTCAGCGTGATGCGCAAGGACGCCCTGTGCGTATGGCCGGCGCCTTGCAAGACATTACCGACCGCAAACGGACGGAGGCGCGCCTGCTGCTCAGCGAAGAGCGGTTGCGCATGGCTCTGACCGCATCGGACCTGGGCATTTGGGATTGGGATGTGCCGTCGAACCGATTGTATTGGTCGGATGGCGTTGAAGCCCTGTTCGGCCTGGCTCCCGGAATGTTTCCGGGCACCTATCCCGCGTATATCGGCTTGATCTACTTGCTGGATCGCGGCACAACCCTGACCCGCATCGAAGGCAGTCTGCGCGACCATCCCTCGATCAGCGTCCGGCATCGCGTGGTATGGCCTGACCGCACGTTACATTGGCTCGCCTGGACGGGGCGCATTTACCGAGATGCCGACGGAGCCGCCACGCGCGTGCTCGGCATCATTCAGGACACGACGGGGCACCACGAGGCATAG
- a CDS encoding ABC transporter substrate-binding protein: MRLLVLSRILAGFLWLALGAPLASATDIIILKSSDIAAYNQAITGFKAALPHGVMLSEYDLQGDLEKGRKFAQKIRASDPALVFAVGLKAAKAAQLEIVDIPVVYSMVLDPAKYGLNTPNMTGILLEVPVERQLAVIRTLLPHLKHLGTLYDPTKTTPLIDDARRLLKFSGAELIPLQVGNEREVPGGLRALLPSIEALWLVPDSTVLNDESLRFILNTALEERVPVIGFSREFARSGALLCLSVNYGDIGRQAGQLARKLLDGQLSLPMKPWHPERIETSLNLKTAKFLGIEIPRELEQKADELY, encoded by the coding sequence ATGCGCCTGCTCGTCCTGTCCCGAATCCTGGCCGGCTTCCTGTGGCTCGCACTCGGTGCTCCCCTCGCCTCGGCAACCGACATCATCATCCTCAAGTCTTCGGACATCGCGGCCTACAACCAGGCGATCACTGGATTCAAAGCCGCCCTTCCTCACGGGGTGATGCTATCCGAGTACGACCTGCAGGGCGACCTGGAGAAAGGGCGAAAGTTCGCGCAAAAAATTCGCGCGTCCGATCCAGCCTTGGTATTCGCCGTGGGCCTGAAAGCCGCGAAGGCGGCTCAGTTGGAGATCGTTGATATTCCGGTGGTCTATTCCATGGTGTTGGACCCCGCCAAATACGGGCTCAATACCCCGAATATGACCGGCATTCTTCTTGAGGTCCCCGTCGAACGGCAACTGGCGGTCATTCGTACCCTGCTCCCTCACCTCAAGCATCTCGGCACACTCTACGATCCGACCAAGACCACGCCGCTCATCGATGACGCCCGGCGCCTGTTGAAGTTCAGCGGCGCGGAACTGATCCCACTTCAGGTCGGCAATGAGCGGGAAGTGCCGGGAGGTCTGCGGGCCTTGCTTCCATCGATCGAAGCGCTATGGCTCGTCCCTGATTCCACCGTCCTGAACGACGAGTCTCTGCGCTTCATTCTGAATACCGCCTTGGAAGAACGAGTCCCCGTGATCGGATTTTCGCGAGAATTTGCGCGGAGCGGTGCCCTACTGTGCCTTTCGGTCAACTACGGCGACATCGGACGGCAAGCCGGCCAACTCGCCCGCAAACTCCTCGACGGCCAACTATCGCTGCCCATGAAGCCGTGGCACCCGGAACGCATCGAAACCAGCTTGAACCTCAAGACGGCCAAATTTCTCGGCATCGAGATCCCTCGAGAACTCGAACAAAAGGCCGACGAGCTGTATTGA
- a CDS encoding GAF domain-containing protein, giving the protein MKGSAVNHPSLPPTTPPYLSHGPGRFVSLRTKFVVFFSLILVLTCAGMSWYFIHSKRVAMTEQVRDLGVILVKNLAHNVRYGIIIEERVMLEQFIAGVLGVEEVVYVRITGADGQVLAERSKGTLTSPLGTLRSSDQPFYPDSDIAAALIKAPGSAPTITHLRLTATGTVRIQEGASTLFVPATGRQNETFYDFALPVLRRAESRLEALALQEEETHHTRAIQPAPQAYGVVQVGLTEVSMQRELAQALRAFLLLTLGIMATGILCTNLLARRIITPLRNLAAGARKVSDGDLATFVVPTTRDEVGQLTALFNLMTKSLQERDQAISTNLETIRRHVTQLTTLNQSSAAITSTLDLDRLLSTVLQLLSENLGFVRMVLFLWDSERGIATVGQMLGMPPEAEEAARRLVIPVRQDGGFAAEILLHGKPVLVPNIETVADRISPAVLPWLRRVGMSSFVAAPLRSQQRILGYVGADRGALPCTQEDLDLLVTIASHVAVAVDNARAYTELATVMEHLERRVQERTQELQTVNERLQDHDQRRSKFVSVASHELRTPMTSIKGFVENMLDGLTGQLSERQAHYLQRVKHNVDRLTRIINQLLDWSRLDVGRVDIKPEPLAVDPFVRDVVESFQTLAAEKSITLEVLPCAEALIVRADRDKLEQILWNLVGNAIKFTPHSGRVTVRCSRHDEHMVHITVEDTGCGIAADELPIVFNEFSKVESAMPASQGAQLGLFITKSLVTLHGGHMWVESQLGRGTRFSFSLPVDRVPTSSS; this is encoded by the coding sequence ATGAAAGGATCTGCCGTGAACCATCCCAGCCTCCCTCCCACCACGCCGCCATATCTCTCGCATGGCCCGGGACGCTTTGTGAGCCTCCGAACGAAGTTCGTAGTGTTTTTTAGTTTAATCCTCGTCCTGACCTGCGCCGGCATGAGCTGGTACTTCATCCACAGCAAGCGCGTCGCCATGACGGAACAGGTGCGGGATCTTGGCGTCATTCTCGTGAAAAACCTGGCCCACAACGTGCGCTACGGCATCATCATCGAAGAACGAGTGATGCTCGAACAATTCATCGCCGGCGTCCTGGGCGTGGAGGAAGTGGTATATGTGCGGATCACCGGAGCCGACGGCCAGGTGCTTGCCGAAAGAAGCAAGGGTACCTTGACGAGCCCGCTCGGGACGTTACGCTCTTCAGACCAGCCCTTTTACCCCGATTCCGATATTGCAGCCGCCCTCATCAAGGCTCCAGGGTCCGCCCCCACCATCACCCACCTCCGGCTGACTGCCACGGGAACTGTCCGCATTCAGGAGGGAGCCTCAACACTGTTCGTACCAGCCACCGGGCGTCAGAACGAAACGTTTTATGATTTTGCCCTCCCCGTATTGAGACGAGCAGAATCTCGCCTGGAGGCACTGGCGCTTCAGGAGGAGGAGACTCATCACACGCGCGCCATCCAGCCCGCGCCGCAAGCGTATGGCGTGGTTCAAGTCGGACTCACCGAGGTGTCGATGCAACGGGAACTTGCACAGGCGTTGCGGGCGTTTCTCCTGTTGACCCTCGGCATCATGGCCACTGGCATCCTCTGCACCAATTTGCTGGCACGGCGGATTATCACACCCTTGCGCAATCTCGCTGCCGGTGCCCGTAAAGTCAGCGACGGTGACCTCGCAACCTTTGTGGTCCCCACAACCCGGGATGAGGTCGGCCAACTCACCGCACTGTTTAATCTCATGACGAAATCGCTCCAGGAGCGGGATCAGGCCATCTCGACAAATCTCGAAACGATCCGCCGCCACGTGACCCAACTCACGACGTTGAACCAGTCCAGCGCTGCGATCACCTCCACGCTCGACCTTGATCGCCTCCTTTCAACCGTGCTGCAGCTGCTCAGTGAAAATCTGGGGTTTGTCAGGATGGTCTTGTTTCTCTGGGACAGCGAGCGCGGGATCGCGACGGTGGGACAGATGCTTGGCATGCCGCCTGAGGCCGAAGAAGCCGCACGGCGTCTGGTCATTCCCGTGCGTCAGGACGGCGGGTTCGCTGCGGAGATCCTGCTTCATGGCAAACCCGTCCTGGTGCCGAATATCGAAACCGTCGCCGACCGCATTTCTCCGGCCGTGTTGCCCTGGCTTCGCCGGGTAGGGATGTCGTCCTTCGTCGCCGCCCCTCTTCGCAGCCAACAACGCATTCTGGGCTATGTTGGGGCCGATCGCGGAGCACTGCCTTGTACCCAAGAAGATCTGGATCTGTTGGTCACCATCGCTAGCCATGTCGCGGTGGCCGTGGACAATGCGCGAGCCTATACGGAGCTCGCTACCGTCATGGAACATCTCGAACGGCGCGTCCAGGAGCGCACGCAAGAGCTGCAAACGGTCAATGAACGCCTGCAGGACCATGATCAGCGACGTTCGAAATTCGTCTCCGTGGCTTCGCACGAATTGCGCACTCCGATGACCTCCATAAAAGGATTCGTCGAAAACATGCTCGACGGGCTGACAGGGCAGCTCTCCGAACGACAAGCGCACTATCTGCAACGCGTGAAACACAACGTGGATCGATTGACCAGAATCATCAATCAGTTGTTGGACTGGTCCCGGTTGGATGTCGGGCGGGTCGACATCAAACCCGAGCCACTGGCGGTCGATCCCTTCGTCCGTGACGTCGTGGAAAGTTTTCAGACCCTCGCAGCGGAAAAGTCCATCACGCTGGAGGTGCTTCCTTGTGCGGAGGCCCTCATAGTACGAGCCGACCGCGACAAACTGGAGCAGATTCTGTGGAATCTCGTGGGCAATGCCATCAAGTTCACGCCCCATTCAGGACGTGTCACGGTCCGGTGCAGCCGCCACGACGAGCACATGGTCCACATCACCGTCGAGGACACCGGTTGCGGCATCGCGGCAGATGAGTTGCCTATCGTGTTCAACGAATTTTCCAAGGTGGAATCGGCCATGCCGGCCTCGCAAGGCGCGCAACTCGGACTCTTTATCACGAAAAGTCTGGTCACGTTACACGGCGGTCACATGTGGGTGGAAAGCCAATTGGGGCGCGGCACCCGCTTTTCCTTCTCCTTGCCGGTGGACCGCGTGCCGACCTCATCATCGTAA
- a CDS encoding PAS domain S-box protein, whose translation MLTPIEFPGADRGGLAESTSCCHRLTTEHTVCTARLLRLCHLATSFHRPCGDIVQSAILIIDDDPDIRESLGDMLLHEGYLVESAASGEDALHHATQRRFQAAILDIQLPDLNGLSVLKLLTELDASLPVIILTGNATAENTIGSLGKGAFAYLTKPYNSLELKAVLRRAVSVKGLAARAEHVEQALHASEERFRALVESATDAIVLADREGRIMWWNGAAERMFEYSKQEALEAPLTMLMPERFRAGHRNGMTRLAQGGSATLIGKTIELVGMTKAGDEFPIELALASWSTHDGVFFSGIIRNIRRRKQAEEAVVRLSHQNALILDSAGDGIFGLDLEGRATFVNATAARMLGWNAAELIGKALAPLIHPAANQPLSGPVDQFWLQTAARDGAIHRMENDMFSRRDGSTFPVQYVTSPIREQDRPVGAVVVFQDITTRKQLESLQQAQLSVSHILAQAGTLEDAIPQLLRVTAEMGLWDLALFWTRGPASGKLTCGGTWRRASAPWDEFLTLCRNSDFPPGIDFPGLAWSTKLPFWIPDVLRDARFTRTPTASRLGIRGACIIPIRTGTNIHGVLELFAGLPRASDHQLLQILTDTGMKIGQFIDRAQAGAALRATHQMTQDLLASLPGAVFLCGRDLDVQYANTLAHRYFSPTGESLVGRSLADCLILPQAAAHRLVQEWSSFSTESLPDPPERECEVAQRIYRYRCFPVTPSVSAPYQVGMVLWDITEDKQLQDQLIQSEKLTSLGTMVSGMAHEINNPAQAILSMAELIQAEQDPVTIKEFAADIVGYARHVSHVVRDFAGYARSTGTENASEIDVAERLLEAVKMARRGPHFGYVDVVTKFDAPAFLRAHKGELDQVFINLINNAVQAMNGEGRLTLGTAQDGRWIDVTITDTGPGIPAAVRPKIFDPFFTTKAPGKGTGLGLSIVHKIVSRHAGTIAVESLEGHGTTFRLRFPALSM comes from the coding sequence TTGCTCACCCCCATTGAGTTTCCCGGCGCAGACCGCGGCGGCCTCGCAGAATCAACCAGTTGTTGCCACCGCCTGACCACTGAGCACACCGTCTGCACGGCACGCCTATTGCGCCTCTGCCACCTGGCGACGAGCTTTCACCGACCCTGTGGCGACATCGTGCAGAGCGCTATTCTCATCATTGATGATGATCCGGACATCCGTGAATCTCTCGGCGATATGCTGCTTCACGAAGGCTATCTCGTCGAGAGCGCGGCGTCGGGGGAAGATGCGTTGCACCATGCCACACAGCGCCGCTTCCAGGCTGCGATTCTGGACATTCAGTTGCCTGATTTGAACGGGCTCTCGGTCCTCAAGCTGCTCACCGAGCTCGATGCGTCGCTGCCCGTCATTATCCTGACCGGCAATGCCACCGCCGAAAACACGATCGGCTCTCTCGGCAAAGGGGCCTTTGCCTATCTGACCAAACCGTACAACTCTCTGGAGCTCAAAGCCGTGCTGCGCCGCGCCGTCTCGGTCAAGGGGTTGGCAGCGCGCGCGGAACACGTTGAACAGGCACTCCACGCCAGTGAGGAACGGTTTCGTGCGTTAGTCGAATCGGCGACCGATGCCATTGTCCTCGCTGATCGCGAGGGCCGCATCATGTGGTGGAACGGTGCGGCGGAACGGATGTTCGAGTACAGCAAGCAGGAAGCGCTGGAGGCTCCACTGACGATGCTGATGCCTGAACGATTCCGCGCCGGCCACCGGAACGGTATGACCAGGCTCGCACAAGGAGGATCCGCCACGCTTATCGGCAAAACGATCGAATTGGTAGGAATGACGAAAGCCGGGGACGAGTTTCCGATCGAATTGGCCTTGGCATCATGGAGTACGCACGACGGCGTCTTTTTCAGCGGGATCATTCGGAACATTCGCAGACGAAAGCAGGCAGAAGAGGCTGTCGTCCGCCTCAGCCATCAAAACGCGTTAATACTGGATAGCGCCGGTGATGGCATTTTCGGCTTGGATTTGGAGGGACGTGCGACCTTCGTCAATGCGACCGCCGCGCGAATGTTAGGCTGGAATGCCGCCGAACTCATCGGGAAAGCCTTGGCCCCGTTGATCCATCCGGCTGCGAACCAACCACTCTCCGGTCCTGTAGACCAATTCTGGCTCCAGACCGCAGCCCGCGACGGCGCCATCCATCGAATGGAAAACGATATGTTCTCAAGAAGAGATGGCTCGACGTTTCCGGTGCAATATGTCACTAGTCCCATCCGCGAGCAGGATCGTCCGGTCGGCGCCGTGGTCGTCTTTCAAGACATCACGACACGCAAACAATTGGAGAGCCTGCAACAGGCTCAACTGTCCGTCAGCCATATCCTCGCGCAAGCCGGCACCCTTGAAGACGCGATTCCGCAGTTGCTCCGAGTGACCGCCGAAATGGGTCTATGGGATCTGGCGCTCTTCTGGACACGAGGCCCTGCCAGCGGCAAATTGACTTGCGGAGGCACGTGGCGTCGGGCCTCCGCTCCTTGGGATGAATTTCTTACCCTCTGCCGAAACAGTGACTTCCCTCCCGGTATAGATTTTCCTGGTCTCGCCTGGAGCACCAAACTTCCGTTCTGGATTCCGGACGTTCTGCGCGACGCACGCTTTACGCGAACCCCGACCGCTTCGCGCCTCGGCATCCGCGGAGCCTGCATCATTCCCATTCGCACCGGCACGAACATCCATGGGGTCTTGGAGTTGTTTGCCGGCCTGCCCCGCGCCTCCGACCACCAGCTACTCCAAATCCTCACCGATACGGGCATGAAGATCGGGCAATTCATTGACCGGGCGCAGGCCGGAGCGGCTCTTCGCGCAACACACCAAATGACCCAAGACCTGCTCGCCAGCCTGCCGGGAGCCGTGTTTCTGTGCGGTCGGGATCTGGACGTACAATATGCCAATACCCTGGCGCATCGATATTTTTCCCCGACGGGGGAATCATTGGTCGGCCGGTCCCTTGCCGACTGCCTTATCCTCCCGCAGGCCGCCGCACACCGCCTGGTTCAGGAATGGTCGTCGTTCTCGACGGAATCCCTGCCGGATCCGCCCGAACGTGAATGCGAAGTCGCCCAACGGATCTATCGATACCGGTGCTTCCCGGTCACGCCGTCGGTCTCCGCCCCCTATCAGGTCGGCATGGTGCTGTGGGACATTACGGAGGATAAACAGTTGCAGGATCAGCTCATTCAATCTGAAAAACTCACGAGCCTGGGGACCATGGTGTCCGGCATGGCCCATGAAATCAACAACCCTGCGCAGGCCATTCTTAGCATGGCGGAGCTCATTCAAGCCGAACAGGATCCGGTCACGATCAAGGAGTTTGCCGCCGATATTGTGGGGTATGCTCGCCACGTCTCTCACGTCGTTCGAGATTTCGCCGGTTATGCCCGTTCGACGGGAACAGAGAACGCGAGTGAGATCGACGTGGCAGAACGCCTGCTGGAAGCCGTCAAAATGGCTCGACGGGGGCCGCACTTTGGCTACGTCGACGTCGTCACCAAATTCGACGCGCCCGCGTTTTTACGTGCCCACAAAGGGGAACTCGATCAGGTCTTCATCAACCTCATTAATAATGCGGTCCAGGCCATGAACGGGGAAGGCCGTTTGACATTGGGGACGGCGCAGGATGGGCGATGGATCGACGTAACCATCACAGACACCGGCCCCGGCATTCCGGCCGCCGTACGACCAAAGATTTTCGATCCGTTTTTTACCACGAAAGCGCCGGGAAAAGGCACGGGGCTTGGCCTCAGCATCGTTCACAAAATCGTCAGCCGCCATGCGGGAACCATTGCCGTCGAGAGCCTTGAAGGCCATGGAACGACGTTTCGATTGCGCTTTCCGGCCCTCTCAATGTAG
- a CDS encoding 2OG-Fe(II) oxygenase encodes MTQACTSSVTEAVDRAIAALNLDQLEREYWDQNEFLYIPQFLPREFVEAELTSQAQVLKSGLNRNYIPGHKKGGSVSYYTVRERAPQFMDLYRSDAFRAMLNRLTKVNLLLCPDNDPHSCALYYYTEAGDHIGYHYDTSYYKGARYTILLGLLDQSKQCRLVCDLFKDVPGKQPVHRELATAPGDMVIFNGDKLWHAVTPLGDHEERIVLTLEYVTNPDMGAFKRLYSNLKDSFAYFGLRSVFKRAYSSTSRPRA; translated from the coding sequence ATGACACAAGCCTGTACAAGCAGCGTGACTGAGGCGGTCGATCGGGCTATCGCGGCCCTCAATCTCGATCAGCTGGAGCGGGAGTACTGGGACCAGAACGAGTTTTTGTATATTCCGCAGTTCTTGCCGCGGGAGTTTGTCGAGGCGGAGTTGACGTCGCAGGCGCAGGTGCTCAAGTCTGGGTTGAATCGCAACTACATTCCTGGACATAAGAAGGGCGGCAGTGTCAGTTACTATACGGTGAGGGAGCGGGCGCCGCAGTTCATGGACCTGTATCGCTCAGATGCTTTTCGGGCCATGCTCAACCGGTTGACCAAGGTCAATTTGTTGCTCTGCCCAGACAACGATCCACATTCCTGCGCGTTGTATTACTACACGGAAGCCGGCGATCACATCGGATACCACTACGACACCTCCTACTATAAAGGCGCGCGGTACACGATTTTGCTGGGATTGCTCGATCAGTCCAAACAATGCCGCTTGGTCTGCGATCTGTTTAAAGATGTGCCGGGGAAACAGCCCGTGCATAGGGAATTGGCCACGGCGCCCGGCGATATGGTGATCTTCAACGGCGACAAGCTCTGGCACGCTGTGACGCCGCTCGGCGATCACGAAGAGCGGATCGTGCTGACCCTGGAGTATGTGACCAATCCCGACATGGGCGCCTTCAAACGCCTCTATTCCAATCTGAAGGATTCGTTCGCCTACTTTGGCCTCCGCTCCGTGTTCAAGCGCGCCTATTCCTCCACTTCGCGGCCGCGTGCCTAA
- a CDS encoding outer membrane lipoprotein carrier protein LolA: MMRIWFVFLWLLVMGMPALAQPVKPDEPAVDLQALHEVQEVVKNIQARYEKTKDLQASFTQKTRIEGFSTPVISTGHFYIKKPGKLRWDYIEPATEEIYVNKDDVKMYVPEHKQVLVGKLTYMAASQAPLQLLQGVAKLDEEFDIEPMPNKERGAGGILLVSLTPKQGRAEPERAIQKIVIEVQPKTYFLKTIALHEVSGNVATFEFSELKPNSGLKDDLFDFKAPADVEIVRAPVLSRP, encoded by the coding sequence ATGATGCGGATATGGTTCGTGTTCCTGTGGCTGCTCGTGATGGGAATGCCGGCTCTGGCGCAACCGGTGAAGCCCGATGAGCCGGCGGTGGACCTCCAGGCGCTGCACGAAGTGCAGGAGGTGGTGAAGAACATCCAGGCACGGTATGAAAAGACCAAGGACCTGCAGGCGTCATTCACGCAGAAAACCAGGATTGAAGGGTTTTCCACGCCGGTGATTTCGACTGGTCACTTTTATATCAAGAAGCCCGGCAAGTTGCGGTGGGACTATATCGAACCGGCCACGGAAGAAATTTACGTCAACAAAGACGATGTGAAGATGTATGTGCCGGAGCACAAGCAGGTGCTGGTCGGCAAGCTCACCTATATGGCCGCGTCACAGGCGCCGCTGCAGCTCTTGCAGGGGGTCGCCAAGTTGGATGAAGAATTCGATATCGAACCGATGCCGAACAAGGAGCGAGGCGCCGGGGGCATTCTTCTGGTGTCGCTGACGCCGAAGCAGGGACGAGCCGAACCGGAGCGGGCGATTCAGAAAATCGTGATCGAAGTGCAGCCCAAAACCTACTTTCTCAAGACCATTGCGCTGCACGAGGTCAGTGGCAACGTCGCCACGTTCGAATTTTCAGAACTGAAGCCGAACAGCGGCTTGAAGGACGACCTATTTGATTTCAAGGCCCCGGCCGATGTAGAAATCGTCAGGGCGCCGGTGCTGAGCCGTCCCTAG